The proteins below come from a single Plantactinospora sp. KBS50 genomic window:
- a CDS encoding ribose-5-phosphate isomerase, whose translation MRVYLGSDHAGFELKVHLANHLANSGYDVVDVGPVAFDPDDDYPTFCLHAGARTVADPGSLAVVIGGSGNGEQISANKVPGVRAALAWSVETAQLARQHNDANVVAVGARQHTLDEATGIVEAFLTTPFSQSERHARRIAQVAEYERGHELPPLP comes from the coding sequence ATGCGCGTCTACCTGGGAAGTGACCACGCCGGCTTCGAGCTGAAAGTGCACCTGGCCAACCACCTGGCGAACTCCGGATACGACGTCGTCGACGTCGGGCCGGTCGCCTTCGACCCGGACGACGACTACCCGACCTTCTGCCTGCACGCCGGTGCCCGGACGGTGGCCGATCCCGGCAGCCTGGCCGTGGTGATCGGCGGATCCGGCAACGGCGAGCAGATCTCCGCGAACAAGGTCCCGGGGGTGCGGGCCGCGCTGGCCTGGAGCGTGGAGACCGCCCAGCTGGCCCGCCAGCACAACGACGCCAACGTGGTCGCGGTGGGCGCCCGGCAGCACACCCTCGACGAGGCGACCGGGATCGTGGAGGCGTTCCTCACCACGCCGTTCTCGCAGAGCGAGCGGCACGCGCGCCGGATCGCCCAGGTGGCCGAGTACGAGCGCGGGCACGAGCTGCCGCCGCTGCCCTGA
- a CDS encoding disulfide bond formation protein DsbA has translation MTERGTVDMWFDPICPWAWLTSRWLLEVEQVRPVRVNFHVMSLSVLNEGRDLPEQYQKLMETGWGPVRICIAAEQRYGSPVLRDLYTALGTRIHPAGQERGIDLYAEALAEAGLDRDLVKAAVSSEYDEALRASHNAGMKPVGTDVGTPVIHAPGPDGTQVAFFGPVVTPAPKGEAAGRLWDGVLLVSGTPGFYELKRSREQDPIFD, from the coding sequence GTGACCGAACGCGGGACCGTTGACATGTGGTTCGACCCGATCTGCCCGTGGGCGTGGCTCACCTCGCGGTGGTTGCTGGAGGTCGAACAGGTTCGACCGGTCCGGGTGAACTTTCACGTGATGAGCCTGTCGGTGCTCAACGAGGGCAGGGATCTGCCGGAGCAGTACCAGAAGCTGATGGAGACCGGCTGGGGGCCGGTGCGCATCTGCATCGCGGCCGAGCAGCGGTACGGCTCGCCGGTGCTGCGCGACCTGTACACCGCGCTGGGCACCCGGATCCACCCCGCCGGCCAGGAGCGGGGGATCGACCTGTACGCCGAGGCGCTGGCCGAGGCGGGACTCGACCGGGACCTGGTCAAGGCGGCGGTCAGCAGCGAGTACGACGAGGCGCTGCGGGCCAGCCACAACGCCGGCATGAAGCCGGTGGGCACGGACGTGGGCACGCCGGTGATCCACGCGCCCGGCCCCGACGGCACCCAGGTAGCCTTCTTCGGCCCGGTGGTGACCCCGGCGCCGAAGGGCGAGGCGGCCGGGCGGCTCTGGGACGGCGTGCTGCTGGTGTCGGGCACGCCCGGCTTCTACGAGCTCAAGCGCTCCCGGGAACAGGACCCGATCTTCGACTGA
- a CDS encoding DUF5130 family protein has translation MTVGEMTQRSDRPVVLDGPFTTRQLLRIDEALRTADRATGLVFSIYVGALDEPIREHAERLHRQLADPDRAVLIALSPNQRRLEVVTGSQARRRIPDRDAKLAALSMVAAFGGGDLTGGIVSGLDQLASRAGKSD, from the coding sequence GTGACCGTTGGTGAGATGACGCAGCGTTCCGACCGGCCGGTCGTGCTCGACGGCCCGTTCACGACCCGCCAGCTGCTGCGCATCGACGAGGCGCTGCGCACCGCCGACCGGGCCACCGGGCTGGTCTTCTCGATCTACGTGGGCGCGTTGGACGAGCCGATCCGGGAGCACGCCGAGCGGCTGCACCGGCAGCTCGCCGACCCGGACCGCGCCGTGCTGATCGCGCTGTCGCCCAACCAGCGCCGGCTGGAGGTGGTCACCGGGTCGCAGGCCCGGCGCCGCATCCCGGACCGCGACGCGAAGCTGGCCGCGCTGTCCATGGTGGCCGCCTTCGGCGGCGGCGACCTGACCGGCGGCATCGTGTCCGGCCTCGACCAGCTCGCCTCCCGGGCCGGCAAGAGCGACTGA
- a CDS encoding DUF1015 family protein has translation MTVVHPINRAWITTGGTGAQNYDEFADDAEITAIIEANPHSALAIEMPHRAPDSLGRSFTEALPAAAARLREARADGSYTPAEDVVVLYRISSAVEEPAYGLFAMVDTAEISTNAAEPGLVIRNEDVFVEKVRERVALAEAVGHLLSPVLLLQTGSGARLHAALAAATEAAGAPAATDVDQAGRTHAIWSLGPGPAQDQLLALASGGDLVVADGNHRSLAAQTGGLSRFLAVVTTPASVAIQPYNRLVSELTAGPDEVLDRLRAAGAEVVESDARPAVPAPGEPVRLYTGGRTYEVRLPAGPGGGVDNLDHALVERVLLRDVLGLDPGDKRITYVGGDYPASWLAGEVDAGRAELAVLIAPVTVDDFVTVNLDRRKMPRKSTWFTPKARGGLVLAEL, from the coding sequence ATGACGGTCGTACACCCGATCAACCGGGCCTGGATCACCACGGGCGGCACCGGCGCGCAGAACTACGACGAGTTCGCCGACGACGCGGAGATCACCGCCATCATCGAGGCGAACCCGCACAGCGCCCTGGCCATCGAGATGCCGCACCGGGCGCCGGACAGCCTCGGTCGGTCGTTCACCGAGGCGCTGCCGGCGGCGGCGGCCCGGCTGCGGGAGGCGCGGGCCGACGGGAGCTACACGCCGGCCGAGGACGTCGTGGTGCTCTACCGGATCAGCTCGGCGGTCGAGGAGCCCGCGTACGGGTTGTTCGCCATGGTGGACACCGCGGAGATCTCCACCAACGCCGCCGAGCCCGGCCTGGTGATCCGCAACGAGGACGTCTTCGTGGAGAAGGTGCGGGAACGGGTGGCCCTGGCCGAGGCCGTGGGGCATCTGCTCTCCCCGGTGCTGCTGCTGCAGACCGGCTCGGGCGCCCGACTGCACGCGGCCCTCGCCGCGGCCACCGAGGCCGCCGGCGCACCCGCCGCGACCGACGTCGACCAGGCCGGGCGTACCCATGCCATCTGGTCGCTGGGTCCCGGCCCGGCGCAGGACCAACTGCTCGCCCTGGCCAGCGGGGGTGACCTGGTGGTGGCGGACGGCAACCACCGCAGCCTGGCCGCGCAGACCGGCGGGCTGTCCCGGTTCCTGGCCGTGGTCACCACCCCGGCCTCGGTGGCGATCCAGCCGTACAACCGGCTCGTCAGCGAGCTGACGGCCGGGCCGGACGAGGTCCTGGACCGGCTCCGGGCGGCCGGCGCCGAGGTGGTCGAGTCCGACGCCCGGCCCGCCGTGCCCGCGCCCGGCGAACCGGTACGGCTGTACACGGGCGGTCGCACGTACGAGGTGCGCCTGCCGGCCGGCCCGGGTGGCGGGGTGGACAACCTCGACCACGCGCTCGTGGAGCGGGTGCTGCTGCGTGACGTGCTGGGGCTGGACCCGGGCGACAAGCGGATCACCTACGTGGGCGGCGACTACCCGGCGAGCTGGCTGGCCGGCGAGGTGGACGCCGGGCGCGCGGAACTCGCGGTGCTGATCGCGCCGGTGACCGTGGACGACTTCGTGACGGTCAACCTCGACCGGCGGAAGATGCCCCGCAAGAGCACCTGGTTCACCCCGAAGGCGCGCGGCGGCCTGGTGCTGGCCGAGCTGTAG
- the pepN gene encoding aminopeptidase N: MHNLTQVEATERARLLDVISYDISLDLSNAVQVTGGATFRGTTTVRFRCAEPGAETFIDLAAASLRAATLNGEPVDPAAWTPEQGLRLAGLAAENTLVVEADFAYSGSGQGMHRSVDPVDGETYLYSQFETSDAQRVFACFDQPDLKSVFTWHATVPNHWRVLSNMPQEREEPAGPDTRTVHFGESIRMSTYVTALCAGPYHEVRQTHDGIDLGAYCRASMAPYLDTDDIFLITRQGFDFFHEKFGVRYPLSKYDQLWVPDFNAGAMENFGCVTHAEAYYLFRSQVTDHEYEQRANTILHEMAHMWFGDLVTMRWWNDLWLNESFAEWASHWANTRATRFADAWVTFLSVRKNWGYRQDQLSSTHPVYCEMPDMESVEVNFDGIMYGKGASVLKQLVAYVGIDPFLAGLRSYFERYAWSNATFDDLLTELEAASGRELRKFAAQWLETAQVNTLRPEVTIDADGRYERVVVRQEAPADHPTLRTHRIGVGLYDRTGEGRLVRRDRIEVDVAGESTELSELAGVPVPDILLLNDDDLTYAKLRLDERSMACVVEHIAEFAEPLPRALCWNAAWDMVRDADLAARDYVALVLAGLPPETDINLVTQTLRQVAATLSMYADPAWAPQGWAALARTSYGTLRTTEPGSGFQLVWARTFASAARSDSDLAILRGWLAGTEVPAGLTVDTELRWYLLQALAANGAAGVEEIEAELAGDRTASGEREAVLTRSLIPTAENKARVWRELTGEGSPPNWRSRALLQGFQHPTQVELTAPYAERFFADVDAVWARRDSEEAQEFALLAYPSYQVSEDTVAATDTWLAASGHPAPLRRLVAEGRDGVLRALRTRARDARAG; the protein is encoded by the coding sequence GTGCATAACCTGACTCAGGTCGAGGCCACCGAGCGGGCGCGCCTGCTCGACGTCATCAGCTATGACATCAGTCTCGATCTGTCGAACGCCGTCCAGGTCACCGGCGGTGCCACCTTCCGGGGGACCACAACCGTCCGGTTCCGATGTGCCGAACCCGGCGCGGAAACCTTCATCGACCTGGCGGCGGCGTCCCTGCGCGCCGCCACGCTGAACGGCGAGCCCGTCGACCCGGCGGCCTGGACTCCGGAGCAGGGACTGCGGCTGGCGGGGCTGGCCGCGGAGAACACCCTGGTCGTCGAGGCCGACTTCGCCTACTCCGGCAGCGGCCAGGGCATGCACCGCAGCGTCGACCCGGTCGACGGGGAGACCTACCTGTACAGCCAGTTCGAGACGAGCGACGCCCAGCGGGTGTTCGCCTGCTTCGATCAACCCGATCTGAAGAGCGTCTTCACCTGGCACGCGACGGTGCCGAACCACTGGCGGGTGCTGTCCAACATGCCGCAGGAGCGTGAGGAGCCGGCCGGCCCGGACACCAGGACCGTCCACTTCGGCGAGTCGATCCGGATGAGCACCTACGTCACCGCGCTCTGCGCCGGCCCCTACCACGAGGTGCGCCAGACGCACGACGGGATCGACCTCGGGGCGTACTGCCGGGCCTCGATGGCGCCGTACCTGGACACCGACGACATCTTCCTGATCACCCGGCAGGGCTTCGACTTCTTCCACGAGAAGTTCGGGGTGCGCTACCCGCTGTCCAAGTACGACCAGCTCTGGGTGCCGGACTTCAACGCCGGTGCGATGGAGAACTTCGGCTGCGTCACGCACGCCGAGGCGTACTACCTGTTCCGGTCCCAGGTCACCGACCACGAGTACGAGCAGCGGGCGAACACGATCCTGCACGAGATGGCCCACATGTGGTTCGGCGATCTCGTCACGATGCGCTGGTGGAACGACCTGTGGCTGAACGAGTCGTTCGCGGAGTGGGCGAGCCACTGGGCCAACACCCGCGCCACCCGCTTCGCCGACGCCTGGGTGACGTTCCTCTCGGTACGCAAGAACTGGGGCTACCGGCAGGACCAGCTCTCCTCCACGCACCCCGTCTACTGCGAGATGCCGGACATGGAGTCAGTCGAGGTCAACTTCGACGGCATCATGTACGGCAAGGGCGCGAGCGTGCTCAAGCAGTTGGTCGCCTACGTCGGGATCGACCCGTTCCTGGCCGGCCTGCGCAGCTACTTCGAACGGTACGCGTGGAGCAACGCCACCTTCGACGACCTGCTCACCGAGCTGGAGGCGGCCTCCGGCCGGGAGCTGCGCAAGTTCGCCGCGCAGTGGCTGGAGACCGCGCAGGTCAACACGCTGCGTCCGGAGGTGACGATCGACGCGGACGGCCGCTACGAGCGGGTGGTCGTGCGGCAGGAGGCGCCCGCGGACCATCCGACGCTGCGCACCCACCGGATCGGCGTCGGCCTGTACGACCGCACCGGCGAGGGCCGGCTGGTCCGGCGCGACCGGATCGAGGTGGACGTCGCCGGCGAGAGCACCGAACTGTCCGAACTGGCCGGTGTCCCGGTACCGGACATCCTGCTGCTCAACGACGACGACCTGACGTACGCGAAGCTGCGCCTGGACGAACGGTCGATGGCCTGCGTGGTGGAGCACATCGCCGAGTTCGCCGAGCCGCTGCCCCGGGCGCTGTGCTGGAACGCGGCCTGGGACATGGTCCGCGACGCCGACCTCGCCGCCCGGGACTACGTGGCGCTGGTGCTCGCCGGCCTGCCCCCGGAGACCGACATCAACCTGGTCACCCAGACCCTGCGCCAGGTCGCGGCGACGCTGTCCATGTACGCGGATCCGGCCTGGGCGCCGCAGGGCTGGGCGGCGCTGGCCCGCACCTCCTACGGCACGCTGCGGACCACCGAGCCGGGCAGCGGCTTCCAACTGGTCTGGGCCCGCACGTTCGCCTCGGCCGCCCGGTCGGACTCCGACCTGGCCATCCTGCGCGGCTGGCTGGCCGGCACCGAGGTGCCGGCCGGGCTGACCGTGGACACCGAGCTGCGGTGGTACCTGTTGCAGGCGCTGGCCGCCAACGGTGCGGCGGGTGTCGAGGAGATCGAGGCCGAACTGGCCGGCGACCGGACCGCCAGCGGCGAGCGGGAGGCCGTGCTGACCCGCTCGCTGATCCCGACGGCCGAGAACAAGGCGCGGGTGTGGCGGGAGCTGACCGGCGAGGGATCGCCGCCGAACTGGCGCAGCCGGGCCCTGCTCCAGGGCTTCCAGCACCCGACGCAGGTCGAGCTGACCGCGCCGTACGCGGAACGGTTCTTCGCGGACGTGGACGCCGTCTGGGCGCGCCGGGACAGCGAGGAGGCGCAGGAGTTCGCGCTGCTGGCCTATCCGTCCTACCAGGTCAGCGAGGACACGGTGGCCGCCACCGACACCTGGCTGGCCGCCTCCGGCCACCCGGCGCCGCTGCGCCGGCTGGTGGCCGAGGGCCGGGACGGCGTGCTGCGTGCGCTGCGGACCCGCGCGCGGGACGCCCGCGCCGGCTGA
- a CDS encoding universal stress protein: MTTLPILVGYDGSAGADAALDWALDEATRSGAPVELVYALQLPTVPGPIAPRPTYWPDPAARPAAENMLAAAVSRVAETRPEAIVRATVADGSPGEVLRERSREAGILVLGHRGTGGFTELLLGSTPVTVSAHAHCPVVVIRPGTPAADRPGHVLVGVDGSPGSVLALGFAFEQAAARGLGLRAVRGWAMPVAVWQLPALDLSDVAEEQRRSLEELVAGWREKYPSVPVETALLTESPGPALVAASRDAALAVVGSRGHGGFTGLLLGSVSQQLLHHGRCPVAVVRERQSGEPA; encoded by the coding sequence ATGACCACCCTGCCGATCCTGGTCGGATATGACGGATCCGCCGGCGCCGATGCCGCACTCGACTGGGCCCTGGACGAGGCCACCCGCTCCGGCGCGCCTGTCGAACTGGTCTACGCCCTGCAGCTGCCGACCGTTCCCGGGCCGATCGCGCCGCGCCCGACGTACTGGCCCGACCCGGCGGCCCGACCGGCCGCCGAGAATATGCTGGCCGCGGCGGTGAGCCGGGTCGCCGAAACCCGGCCGGAGGCGATCGTCCGGGCGACGGTGGCCGACGGTTCGCCCGGCGAGGTGCTGCGGGAACGCTCACGCGAGGCCGGCATCCTGGTGCTGGGTCACCGCGGTACCGGCGGCTTCACCGAGTTGCTCCTCGGCTCGACCCCGGTGACCGTTTCGGCGCACGCCCACTGCCCGGTCGTGGTCATCCGCCCCGGGACGCCGGCGGCGGACCGGCCGGGGCACGTGCTGGTCGGCGTCGACGGCTCCCCCGGCTCGGTGCTGGCCCTCGGCTTCGCCTTCGAGCAGGCCGCCGCCCGCGGCCTGGGTCTGCGGGCGGTGCGCGGCTGGGCCATGCCGGTGGCGGTCTGGCAGTTGCCCGCGCTGGACCTCAGCGACGTGGCCGAGGAGCAGCGGCGTTCCCTGGAGGAGCTGGTGGCCGGTTGGCGGGAGAAGTACCCGTCGGTGCCGGTGGAGACGGCCCTGCTGACCGAGAGCCCCGGCCCGGCGCTGGTGGCGGCCAGCCGGGACGCCGCGCTGGCGGTGGTCGGCTCGCGCGGCCACGGCGGCTTCACCGGCCTGCTGCTGGGCTCGGTGAGCCAGCAACTGCTGCACCACGGCCGCTGCCCGGTCGCCGTCGTGCGCGAGCGGCAGTCCGGCGAACCGGCCTGA
- a CDS encoding polysaccharide deacetylase family protein, producing the protein MNRRGTTAVAAGGLLALAGGLAHALPAATVLPTVRLRWFPRLSGRGAPDHVALTFDDGPDPASTPAFLEVLAAHRVRATFFLLGRMVARSPALAGELVAAGHEVAVHGWSHRNLLLRDPGTTYRDLARARDVIAAASGRPPVRYRPPYGVLTGSGWTAARRLGLRPVLWTCWGRDWTATATAGSVLATVRAGLAGGGTVLLHDSDCTAAPGAWRSALGALPDLLAGCAARGWRVGPLAEHFGTGQGPKTQCQADITQSVWRR; encoded by the coding sequence ATGAACCGCCGCGGCACCACGGCGGTGGCCGCGGGCGGGCTGCTCGCGCTCGCCGGCGGCCTGGCCCACGCGCTGCCGGCGGCCACCGTGCTGCCGACCGTCCGGCTGCGGTGGTTTCCGCGGCTGTCCGGGCGGGGCGCGCCGGACCACGTGGCGCTGACCTTCGACGACGGCCCCGACCCGGCCTCGACGCCGGCCTTCCTGGAGGTGCTGGCGGCGCACCGGGTCCGGGCCACGTTCTTCCTGCTCGGCCGGATGGTGGCCCGCTCACCGGCGCTGGCCGGGGAGTTGGTGGCCGCCGGGCACGAGGTGGCCGTACACGGCTGGTCGCACCGCAACCTGCTGCTGCGCGATCCCGGCACGACGTACCGGGATCTGGCCCGTGCCCGGGACGTGATCGCCGCGGCGAGCGGGCGGCCGCCGGTGCGCTACCGGCCGCCGTACGGCGTGCTGACCGGGTCCGGCTGGACCGCGGCCCGGCGGCTGGGCCTGCGGCCGGTGTTGTGGACCTGCTGGGGACGGGACTGGACGGCCACCGCCACCGCCGGATCGGTGCTGGCGACCGTCCGGGCGGGGCTGGCCGGCGGCGGCACGGTGCTGCTGCACGACTCCGACTGCACGGCCGCGCCCGGTGCGTGGCGGTCCGCCCTCGGCGCGCTGCCGGACCTGTTGGCCGGCTGCGCCGCCCGCGGTTGGCGGGTCGGACCGCTGGCCGAGCACTTCGGCACCGGTCAGGGGCCGAAGACCCAGTGCCAGGCGGACATCACCCAGTCGGTCTGGCGCAGGTAG